Proteins encoded in a region of the Penaeus vannamei isolate JL-2024 chromosome 30, ASM4276789v1, whole genome shotgun sequence genome:
- the LOC138867522 gene encoding serine/arginine repetitive matrix protein 2-like — protein sequence MLSRRDEASEPSQLPTRTRVWQKLWFVAVQCSYSMCGTYVRRGLFSESVAPESTSRLAKLTSRPAKDESRGLTSRLAKDKSRGLTSRLAEDESRGLTSRLAKDESRGLTSRLAKDESRGLTSRLAKDESRGLTSRLAKDESRGLTSRLAKDESRGLTSRLAKLTSRPAKDESRGLTSRLAKDKSRGLTSRLAKDESRGLTSRLAKDESRGLTSRLAKDESRGLTSRLAKDESRGLTSRLAKDESRGLTSRLAKDESRGLTSRLAKDESRGLTSRLAKDESRGLTSRLAKDESRGLTSRLAKDESRGLTSRLAKDESRGLTSRLAKDESRGLTSRLAKDESRGLTSRLAKDESRGLTSRLAKDESLTWSLGDAHLSSPLMLKLHLWYVRKYRPDDGKYGNVLSVVIASVMRADVMMVIFVMMTGVMSAREIMTRL from the exons ATGTTATCCCGAAGAGATGAAGCTTCTGAACCGTCACAGCTCCCGACCAGAACCCGGGTGTGGCAGAAACTGTGGTTTGTGGCTGTACAGTGTTCATACAGCATGTGTGGCACTTATGTCAGGC GTGGTCTGTTCAGTGAGTCTGTCGCCCCGGAGTCAACGAGCAGACTAGCTAAGTTAACGAGCAGACCAGCTAAGGATGAAAGTCGAGGGTTAACGAGCAGACTAGCTAAGGATAAAAGTCGAGGGTTAACGAGCAGACTAGCAGAGGATGAAAGTCGAGGGTTAACGAGCAGACTAGCAAAGGATGAAAGTCGAGGGTTAACGAGCAGACTAGCAAAGGATGAAAGTCGAGGGTTAACGAGCAGACTAGCAAAGGATGAAAGTCGAGGGTTAACGAGCAGACTAGCTAAGGATGAAAGTCGAGGGTTAACGAGCAGACTAGCTAAGGATGAAAGTCGAGGGTTAACGAGCAGACTAGCTAAGTTAACGAGCAGACCAGCTAAGGATGAAAGTCGAGGGTTAACGAGCAGACTAGCTAAGGATAAAAGTCGAGGGTTAACGAGCAGACTAGCAAAGGATGAAAGTCGAGGGTTAACGAGCAGACTAGCAAAGGATGAAAGTCGAGGGTTAACGAGCAGACTAGCTAAGGATGAAAGTCGAGGGTTAACGAGCAGACTAGCTAAGGATGAAAGTCGAGGGTTAACGAGCAGACTAGCTAAGGATGAAAGTCGAGGGTTAACGAGCAGACTAGCTAAGGATGAAAGTCGAGGGTTAACGAGCAGACTAGCAAAGGATGAAAGTCGAGGGTTAACGAGCAGACTAGCTAAGGATGAAAGTCGAGGGTTAACGAGCAGACTAGCTAAGGATGAAAGTCGAGGGTTAACGAGCAGACTAGCTAAGGATGAAAGTCGAGGGTTAACGAGCAGACTAGCTAAGGATGAAAGTCGAGGGTTAACGAGCAGACTAGCTAAGGATGAAAGTCGAGGGTTAACGAGCAGACTAGCTAAGGATGAAAGTCGAGGGTTAACGAGCAGACTAGCTAAGGATGAAAGTCGAGGGTTAACGAGCAGACTAGCTAAGGATGAAAGTC TCACCTGGTCATTAGGGGACGCTCACCTGTCCTCACCCCTAATGCTGAAACTACACCTGTGGTATGTAAGAAAATATAG ACCTGATGACGGAAAGTATGGTAATGTGCTGAGTGTGGTGATTGCAAGTGTGATGAGGgctgatgtgatgatggtgatttttgtGATGATGACAGGTGTGATGTCGGCACGTGAGATTATGACAAGATTATGA